From a region of the Paenibacillus lutimineralis genome:
- a CDS encoding helix-turn-helix domain-containing protein has translation MIRTFEPINALHKIVDYIWVVDFDFLTDDNREDIIIPLGYINIIFNYGSAYRLVGEDQEMVIPDAVMIGQMKRVKHVRYGQQLHQIGISLTPLGFIQLFHVPSLELTERIVQAIDVDPDLDELYRMMMRSKDVEQHIPVINHYLLQKLALNKKDTGRIEKMLTYVEQEYENLNIVSMANFFGISVSTLERFFKKHIGLTPKAYGDIVKFRKHVEDEGLREDMQYRYYDQSHLIKTSRKFAGKTVKELEKLPHELTLRYVWHGQK, from the coding sequence ATGATTCGAACCTTTGAACCTATAAATGCCTTGCATAAGATAGTGGACTATATCTGGGTCGTAGATTTCGATTTTCTCACAGATGACAACAGAGAAGATATTATTATACCGCTGGGGTACATCAATATCATTTTCAATTATGGGTCTGCTTACAGGCTGGTAGGAGAAGATCAGGAAATGGTGATCCCCGATGCAGTTATGATTGGTCAAATGAAAAGGGTGAAACATGTTCGATATGGACAACAGCTGCATCAAATCGGGATTTCATTAACTCCGTTAGGGTTTATACAATTGTTTCATGTGCCAAGCCTCGAATTGACGGAACGAATCGTACAGGCCATCGACGTAGACCCTGATCTAGATGAGCTGTACCGAATGATGATGAGATCTAAAGATGTGGAGCAACATATTCCGGTAATCAATCATTATTTGCTGCAAAAATTGGCGTTAAATAAGAAGGACACTGGTCGCATAGAGAAAATGCTTACATATGTAGAACAAGAGTATGAAAACTTGAACATTGTGAGTATGGCAAATTTTTTTGGTATTTCAGTAAGTACGTTGGAGCGTTTCTTCAAAAAACATATCGGACTGACCCCAAAGGCCTATGGAGATATTGTGAAGTTCAGAAAACATGTTGAGGATGAAGGATTGAGGGAGGATATGCAGTATCGTTACTATGATCAGTCTCACCTAATCAAAACATCCAGGAAATTTGCAGGCAAAACAGTCAAAGAGCTAGAGAAACTGCCACATGAATTAACCCTTCGTTATGTATGGCATGGTCAGAAGTGA
- a CDS encoding sensor histidine kinase, which yields MIKLFLDRNPIKYKIIYSILPFLIISYAILLCSIVFGMYFQMKSTVSEQFYQHVIDKGDQLDAYLKDMDEASVTVLYNKKVQKAIENIEGSMDFYEYNQWKSVILQSLENSTILNNRANVYRIMIQNTQGELITNHELYPFNKDDVDTKIENVKDESRVRHGNVYLSYDRNEHNSLILSRMVYENNLDRQDHEIALFIMDINLNKIVEMFKRNSNTDQMAFLLFSDKEELVLNTSLLTEEDCLILLKEKELKSHKNTYTPVIYELSYSGYKMIGVINNTNVYQQVHTLLYVQLGWIVLSIVIIAVSIVVTSNTISKQFDKFIRKIRGTSQLDDTAYIHFSTKDEFHTLAEVYNLMLVRINALKDTINAKEILAQNAQLKAFQAQINPHFLYNTLDCIGGLVDLGKPEETKKTISCLASIMRMSIKGNDFLTVKEDIEYITQYIYIQKIRCQDRVLFLVDVDESINDYLVPKLILQPLIENSVLHGVGDMRSGGMVMLTGTSEDDYLVFKVQDNGKGFSEDVIQRFKEQEGEGSSRSEERVNKEAKGSMGLWNIQERIRHLCGKKYGLEIRNLSKGGSAVTVIIPKKSL from the coding sequence ATGATAAAACTTTTTTTAGATAGAAATCCAATTAAATACAAAATTATATATTCAATTTTGCCGTTTCTAATTATTAGTTACGCTATATTGCTTTGTAGTATTGTATTCGGTATGTATTTTCAAATGAAGTCAACTGTTTCGGAGCAATTTTATCAGCATGTGATTGATAAAGGTGATCAGCTAGATGCCTATCTGAAAGATATGGATGAAGCATCTGTTACTGTTCTGTACAATAAAAAGGTTCAAAAGGCGATTGAGAATATTGAAGGTTCAATGGATTTTTATGAATATAACCAATGGAAAAGTGTTATTCTGCAGTCGTTGGAAAATTCGACCATATTGAATAACAGAGCGAATGTTTATCGGATTATGATACAAAATACACAAGGTGAATTGATTACAAATCATGAACTCTATCCTTTTAATAAAGACGATGTTGACACTAAGATTGAGAATGTAAAGGATGAATCAAGGGTACGCCATGGTAATGTTTATTTAAGTTATGATCGCAATGAGCACAATTCCCTGATATTATCCCGCATGGTGTATGAAAATAATTTGGATCGACAGGATCATGAGATTGCCTTGTTTATAATGGATATCAATTTGAACAAAATTGTGGAAATGTTTAAAAGGAATAGTAATACAGATCAGATGGCTTTTCTATTGTTCTCGGATAAAGAAGAATTAGTACTGAATACATCATTGTTGACAGAAGAAGATTGTTTGATTCTGCTAAAGGAAAAAGAACTCAAGAGTCATAAGAATACGTATACGCCAGTGATATATGAGCTTAGTTATAGTGGGTACAAAATGATTGGCGTTATTAATAATACCAATGTTTACCAGCAAGTGCACACGCTCCTATATGTACAGCTGGGATGGATTGTGCTTTCTATCGTGATTATTGCAGTATCCATTGTAGTTACTTCAAATACAATTTCTAAGCAATTTGATAAATTTATCAGGAAGATTAGGGGTACCAGTCAGTTGGATGATACAGCATATATTCATTTTTCTACAAAGGATGAATTCCATACACTGGCTGAAGTATACAATCTCATGCTGGTCCGAATTAATGCTTTGAAGGATACGATTAATGCCAAAGAGATACTGGCACAGAATGCGCAACTGAAAGCGTTTCAAGCACAGATTAATCCGCATTTTCTATATAATACACTTGATTGTATAGGCGGATTGGTAGATTTGGGGAAACCTGAGGAGACAAAGAAGACGATATCATGCCTAGCTAGTATTATGCGTATGTCCATTAAGGGCAATGATTTTCTGACGGTAAAAGAAGATATAGAATATATAACTCAATATATCTATATTCAGAAAATCCGTTGTCAGGATAGGGTGTTATTTTTAGTAGATGTAGATGAAAGTATTAATGATTATTTGGTTCCCAAACTAATTCTACAACCGTTGATTGAGAACTCTGTACTACATGGTGTTGGTGATATGCGATCAGGAGGAATGGTTATGCTGACAGGCACATCTGAAGATGATTATTTGGTGTTTAAAGTGCAGGACAATGGCAAAGGATTTTCTGAAGATGTAATTCAGCGGTTCAAAGAGCAAGAAGGGGAAGGTTCATCGAGAAGCGAGGAACGAGTAAACAAAGAAGCGAAGGGATCGATGGGACTTTGGAACATACAAGAAAGAATTAGACACTTGTGCGGGAAAAAATATGGACTCGAAATTCGCAATTTATCAAAGGGTGGATCGGCTGTGACGGTGATAATCCCTAAAAAATCACTTTAA
- a CDS encoding response regulator produces MKILIVDDELVLREKLEKIVLNSGLPFQEVYTAKDAFEAIDIMNEGVPDIVMTDIRMPQKSGLELAQYIHEYTPEVMVIIITGYSEFEYAKAAIANNVFEYLLKPIDRDQTIACLKKCVRLLKSRNKERNMYHIFKKYFSDNYDTVKKQFFENLFFNMVESSPEALKHQLAAFQITLTAYRAVNIKCISSQGSSFVEEAYYFSHILEKYFNEQLEQAIVYCFGTITHLLWPVRSPDENQDADELVKLLTDATRNMEDNYPVRLICGISQISTTLADIKSLRQQASFCLEVMDKEAEQGIVFYEALSETKDSFSEQITQLIGYIKIRNYNLAVSCVEKIFKEKDVKIDYFYDIINLILLNVSIFLHEVQMDTEQIKEVCGRMSKNIQNKKESAVLLEELKKWIQELCDILQEFMQNKQNFMINTIYDYINKNYGNQIGLSDVASHVGRNSSYISRIIKQEVGETFTHILTQKRINEAKRLLKHTNLKVIEIAENCGFPNIRYFNRVFVEKVGMTANNYRKVVRTFSEE; encoded by the coding sequence ATGAAAATTTTGATAGTTGATGACGAGTTGGTTTTACGAGAAAAGTTAGAGAAAATTGTTCTTAATTCGGGTTTGCCTTTTCAAGAGGTTTATACGGCAAAGGATGCGTTTGAAGCAATTGATATTATGAATGAAGGAGTACCTGATATTGTGATGACCGATATTCGTATGCCGCAGAAAAGCGGCTTAGAACTCGCACAATATATTCATGAATATACCCCTGAAGTGATGGTTATTATTATCACTGGCTACTCAGAGTTTGAATACGCCAAGGCGGCTATTGCCAATAACGTATTTGAATATTTATTGAAGCCGATTGATCGAGATCAAACAATTGCTTGTTTGAAGAAATGCGTTCGTTTATTGAAATCTCGCAACAAGGAAAGAAATATGTATCATATTTTCAAAAAATATTTCTCAGATAACTATGATACGGTGAAAAAACAATTTTTTGAAAATCTATTTTTTAATATGGTGGAAAGCAGCCCAGAAGCACTTAAGCATCAGTTAGCGGCATTTCAAATTACTCTGACCGCCTATCGAGCTGTGAATATTAAATGTATTTCATCACAGGGATCTTCTTTTGTAGAGGAAGCTTATTATTTTTCGCATATATTGGAGAAATATTTTAACGAGCAGTTAGAACAAGCTATTGTATACTGCTTTGGAACAATTACGCACTTGCTTTGGCCTGTCCGCAGTCCAGATGAAAATCAGGATGCGGATGAGTTGGTTAAGCTTCTTACTGATGCAACTAGAAATATGGAAGATAATTATCCGGTTAGACTAATATGTGGTATTAGCCAGATTAGTACAACACTCGCCGATATTAAGTCATTAAGGCAACAAGCATCATTTTGTCTAGAGGTAATGGATAAAGAAGCAGAACAGGGGATTGTATTTTATGAAGCGCTTTCGGAAACAAAGGATTCTTTTAGTGAACAAATAACACAATTGATCGGGTATATCAAAATAAGGAATTACAATCTGGCAGTTTCTTGTGTAGAAAAAATATTCAAGGAAAAGGATGTAAAGATTGATTATTTTTACGATATCATAAACTTGATTTTGCTTAATGTTTCGATCTTTCTCCACGAAGTACAAATGGATACAGAGCAGATAAAGGAAGTCTGCGGGCGTATGAGCAAGAACATTCAAAATAAAAAAGAGTCTGCTGTTTTATTAGAAGAATTGAAGAAATGGATCCAGGAATTGTGTGATATACTTCAGGAATTTATGCAGAATAAGCAAAATTTCATGATCAATACGATCTATGATTATATTAATAAAAATTATGGCAACCAAATCGGCTTGTCTGATGTCGCGTCTCATGTGGGGCGTAATTCCTCTTATATCAGTCGCATAATCAAGCAGGAGGTTGGAGAAACTTTTACGCATATTTTGACTCAAAAACGAATAAACGAGGCTAAGCGTTTATTAAAACACACCAATTTGAAGGTGATAGAAATCGCTGAAAACTGTGGCTTTCCTAATATCCGTTATTTTAATCGGGTATTTGTAGAGAAGGTCGGGATGACGGCAAATAACTATCGGAAGGTAGTTCGTACCTTTTCAGAAGAGTAG
- a CDS encoding ABC transporter substrate-binding protein, whose translation MKKSLSLMLIFVLLVLPACGTNDRSGTENGNAEGDERVTVKLAVWASGAADNFAKAAEEFNKRQNKINFVIDMQTSYTEYLGAKVASNDLPDLFFLNPYSEVQQFARNGKILDLSDRKFNDQLYDSMKASGTYESKMYAFPTVLEMLGIYYNQDLFKEAGIEKVPETFDEMKEAVDKLNAKNITPFAATFKDSWTLMHMLSTLQGAILGDDMDDWIADMNAGKGTYDVEGSNRVYEFLDLIKENSGKNYMDADSTTGFNALANGEAAMLLSGEFALLNLSSINPDLPVGLFAVPVTDNSADAKLDVDVGISIAVNKDSKNLEAALEVLDYISDNNDKNGWFHHVSDSLGSSPPAMPFEMTKEYPYFKDYTNYMNAGKVRGWNYLQLPSGFGSTAGETIQGYMMNGLDSKQTMQALDNGVKELLQ comes from the coding sequence GTGAAAAAATCACTAAGTTTAATGCTTATATTTGTATTGCTTGTGCTTCCGGCTTGTGGAACTAATGACCGCAGCGGCACGGAGAATGGGAATGCCGAAGGTGACGAACGAGTCACGGTTAAGCTCGCAGTTTGGGCTTCAGGTGCGGCTGACAATTTTGCTAAGGCAGCTGAAGAATTTAATAAGAGACAAAATAAAATCAATTTTGTGATCGATATGCAGACAAGTTATACAGAATATCTCGGTGCAAAAGTAGCTTCGAATGATTTGCCTGATTTATTCTTCTTGAACCCGTACAGTGAAGTACAGCAATTTGCAAGAAATGGGAAAATTCTAGATTTATCAGACCGCAAATTTAACGATCAACTGTATGATTCGATGAAGGCATCGGGAACCTATGAAAGCAAAATGTATGCGTTTCCAACGGTTTTAGAAATGCTTGGCATCTATTATAATCAAGACTTGTTTAAAGAAGCTGGAATTGAAAAAGTTCCAGAAACATTTGACGAAATGAAAGAAGCAGTTGATAAGTTGAATGCCAAAAACATTACCCCATTTGCTGCAACATTCAAAGATAGCTGGACTCTGATGCATATGCTAAGCACCTTGCAAGGAGCGATTCTAGGCGATGATATGGATGACTGGATAGCCGATATGAATGCTGGAAAAGGGACTTATGATGTAGAAGGCTCTAATCGTGTGTATGAGTTCCTGGATTTGATCAAGGAGAATTCCGGAAAAAACTATATGGATGCGGATTCAACGACTGGCTTCAATGCATTGGCAAATGGTGAGGCAGCGATGTTGTTGTCTGGTGAATTTGCTTTACTAAACTTGTCTAGCATTAATCCTGATCTACCCGTTGGTTTGTTCGCAGTACCGGTGACTGATAACAGTGCAGATGCAAAACTGGATGTGGATGTAGGTATTTCTATTGCTGTAAATAAGGATAGCAAAAATTTAGAGGCGGCTTTGGAAGTACTGGATTATATCAGTGATAATAACGACAAGAATGGATGGTTCCATCATGTAAGTGATAGTTTAGGTAGTTCACCGCCAGCAATGCCTTTTGAAATGACCAAGGAATACCCGTACTTTAAAGATTATACGAATTACATGAACGCTGGTAAAGTTCGCGGTTGGAATTACTTGCAACTTCCATCAGGCTTCGGAAGTACTGCTGGAGAGACCATTCAGGGGTATATGATGAATGGATTGGATAGCAAGCAAACGATGCAGGCATTGGATAATGGAGTGAAAGAGTTATTGCAGTAG
- a CDS encoding carbohydrate ABC transporter permease: MSDLLHKKNQKFYYLLIVPAFGLYMFALIIPLALGTIPSSFQKWSLLEQDKTFIGFDNYIKLFSDATFLHSLVFTIVLALFTILGTNIISFFVALLLDNKVYGKSITRSFFFIPNIISGVIVAFVWSFIFTGAIPTIADKLGMIWLAELSWFGSGGTAAFTVILVSIWQATGFLMILYIAGLQTIPKDVVEAAQLDGCTGFRKVRLIYIPLLMPTFTINLFVSIAGAFKAFDIPLALTGGGPFKSTQTVALNIYNDAFKTYQTGYASAKSVILLLIVAVIAIIQLRVTRKREVQY; encoded by the coding sequence ATGTCAGATTTGTTACACAAGAAAAATCAGAAGTTTTACTATCTACTTATTGTACCTGCATTTGGATTGTATATGTTTGCGTTGATAATTCCGCTTGCCTTAGGAACAATTCCATCCTCTTTTCAAAAGTGGAGTCTTTTGGAGCAAGATAAAACGTTCATCGGTTTTGACAATTATATAAAGCTTTTCAGTGATGCTACCTTTCTCCATTCACTCGTGTTCACAATTGTATTGGCTTTATTTACGATTCTAGGAACGAATATTATTTCTTTTTTCGTAGCGCTGCTGCTAGACAACAAAGTGTATGGGAAAAGTATTACGCGGTCGTTTTTCTTTATTCCGAATATTATAAGTGGCGTTATCGTTGCATTCGTATGGTCATTTATATTTACAGGTGCAATACCCACTATAGCGGACAAACTTGGGATGATATGGCTGGCAGAACTCAGTTGGTTTGGTTCAGGAGGAACAGCAGCCTTTACCGTGATTCTGGTAAGCATATGGCAGGCAACTGGATTTTTAATGATCTTATATATTGCGGGTTTGCAGACAATACCAAAAGATGTTGTTGAAGCGGCCCAATTAGACGGATGTACAGGATTTCGCAAAGTACGTTTGATTTATATCCCGTTACTGATGCCGACGTTTACCATTAATTTATTTGTATCCATTGCAGGAGCATTTAAGGCTTTTGATATCCCGCTGGCATTAACAGGAGGGGGTCCGTTTAAAAGTACCCAAACGGTTGCACTAAATATATATAATGATGCTTTTAAAACGTATCAGACAGGTTACGCTTCTGCAAAATCCGTTATTTTATTATTGATTGTTGCGGTGATTGCAATTATCCAGTTACGTGTGACACGGAAGAGGGAAGTGCAATATTAA
- a CDS encoding carbohydrate ABC transporter permease → MKLLKKRKTLLWTRSIMSFLLGVLFMMPVFLIIMNSFKPNKEILASFISLPKSLYIDNFVEALKIMNFNIVFRNTILVTVFTVLLTCVVSFLCAYGLTHIKKKFSDKIYLLFVLGQIIPFHTVMISVAVLAAKTHLNNSLLGLVIFNSGFFTAFGVMTYVGFLKSVPRELEESAALDGCGPARTMIQIIFPLLKSTTVTLAVLFFLWTWNDYLLPSILIGEEKLRTITVNLYVFKSATNAQWNLLIAGLTVSMLPVILVYIVAQKFITSGLTAGAIKS, encoded by the coding sequence ATGAAATTATTAAAAAAGAGAAAAACTCTGTTGTGGACCCGAAGTATAATGTCCTTCTTGCTTGGAGTATTGTTTATGATGCCGGTTTTCTTGATTATTATGAATTCATTTAAACCAAACAAGGAGATATTGGCTTCTTTTATATCATTGCCAAAGAGCCTTTATATTGATAATTTCGTAGAAGCGCTAAAAATAATGAATTTTAATATTGTGTTTCGTAATACGATACTAGTAACGGTATTCACAGTTTTGCTTACTTGTGTAGTTTCCTTTCTGTGTGCGTACGGTCTTACTCATATTAAAAAGAAATTTTCCGACAAAATTTATCTGTTGTTTGTTCTTGGACAAATTATTCCGTTTCACACAGTGATGATTTCTGTCGCTGTCTTAGCAGCGAAAACGCATTTGAATAATTCGCTTCTTGGGCTGGTTATATTTAACAGTGGGTTTTTTACGGCATTTGGTGTTATGACCTATGTGGGTTTTCTAAAATCGGTACCTCGTGAACTGGAAGAATCAGCAGCGTTAGATGGATGTGGACCGGCTCGAACTATGATCCAAATCATATTTCCACTATTAAAATCGACAACGGTTACCTTAGCGGTATTGTTCTTTTTATGGACGTGGAATGATTACTTGTTACCATCCATATTGATTGGGGAAGAAAAATTAAGAACAATTACGGTGAATCTCTATGTTTTTAAATCAGCTACTAATGCACAGTGGAATTTATTGATTGCAGGACTGACAGTATCAATGCTTCCGGTAATCTTGGTTTATATTGTGGCGCAGAAATTTATAACAAGCGGACTGACTGCAGGAGCAATTAAGAGTTGA
- a CDS encoding MBL fold metallo-hydrolase translates to MDTKEISYKDNTNIEVIDGFIVQQVSNDVWAIDEFGIDLMYLIIGEERALLLDTGLGLGNIRKVVESLTKLPIIVVNSHHHYDHVGGNNRFEQIYAYKEAIPVILEQNTAEYRKSFFESQAKRREYSGCDTFEEDMIRVGKFQMIAIEEGYVFDLGNRTLEVLFTPGHTKDCICLLDRENRLLFSADTLVSTPTLLFDHYSADLGVYQQSLKKLWDYRGEYELIFPGHFLRPIGTIYLENMMTCVEHIMENNQIGVRRDISDTGCFGYYYKYKRASVIYGPNKI, encoded by the coding sequence ATGGATACGAAAGAAATCTCATATAAAGATAATACAAATATAGAAGTCATAGACGGATTCATTGTACAGCAGGTATCCAACGATGTATGGGCAATTGATGAATTCGGGATTGATTTGATGTATCTGATTATTGGTGAGGAAAGAGCACTTCTATTAGATACCGGACTGGGGCTTGGAAATATACGCAAAGTCGTAGAGTCCCTTACAAAGCTGCCGATTATTGTTGTGAACTCCCATCATCATTATGACCATGTTGGAGGGAATAATCGATTTGAGCAGATTTATGCTTATAAAGAAGCGATTCCTGTCATATTGGAGCAGAATACAGCGGAATACAGAAAAAGTTTTTTTGAATCACAGGCAAAGCGAAGGGAATATTCCGGTTGTGACACTTTTGAAGAAGATATGATTCGAGTGGGGAAATTTCAAATGATTGCGATCGAAGAAGGCTATGTGTTTGATCTGGGGAACAGAACGTTGGAAGTGCTCTTTACGCCGGGACATACGAAGGATTGCATCTGTTTATTGGATCGAGAGAATCGATTGCTTTTTTCAGCTGATACTCTTGTGAGCACACCTACGCTTTTATTTGATCATTATTCAGCTGACTTGGGGGTTTATCAGCAATCATTGAAGAAGCTTTGGGATTATCGGGGAGAGTATGAATTAATATTTCCCGGACATTTCTTAAGACCAATTGGAACCATTTATTTGGAGAATATGATGACTTGTGTAGAGCACATTATGGAGAATAACCAAATCGGTGTGAGACGAGATATCAGTGATACGGGATGTTTTGGATACTATTACAAATATAAAAGAGCATCAGTAATATATGGACCTAATAAGATCTAG